One Prevotella intermedia ATCC 25611 = DSM 20706 DNA window includes the following coding sequences:
- a CDS encoding VapE domain-containing protein, with the protein MQALSECLELSHSLDNFTLGNQTKHIMKKNADKGKSEGGNNIPKQRKTSSKNGEIETYLSSYYQFRYNTVLGRTEYRSKNDAHFSKVGRYEINTLRREIDYDIGIITSSDNLYSIIESSFSPRINPIQEYFKKLSATDIGSSNPDCGNKVSLSLKAIPDLASCVVVRNSDKWLPYLTKWLVAVVANAMDDRECRNHTCLVLTGEQGKFKTSFLDLLCPPALHGYSYTGKIYPQEKDTLTYIGQNLIVNIDDQLKALNKRDENELKNLITCPMVKYRMSYDKYVEEHPHLASFVASVNGNDFLTDPTGSRRFLPFEVLSIDINKAKAISMDTVYAEAKALLKSGFRYWFDEDEIAELYRESEDFQVQTAEMELLLCCFEKPTDDNPHCSYMTTTEIITYLGYYTHHPLSLKHMGEALKRAGFEKVSKRREGGSPIYVYKVRKILPCPLPSYCSNQM; encoded by the coding sequence ATGCAAGCACTCTCCGAATGCTTGGAACTTTCACATTCTCTTGATAACTTCACTCTTGGAAACCAAACCAAGCATATAATGAAAAAGAATGCAGATAAAGGCAAATCGGAGGGCGGAAACAATATTCCCAAGCAAAGGAAGACTTCCTCCAAAAACGGTGAGATAGAAACCTATCTCTCCTCTTACTACCAGTTCAGATACAATACGGTGTTGGGAAGAACCGAATATCGAAGTAAGAACGATGCTCATTTCTCAAAAGTGGGTCGCTATGAAATCAACACGCTCCGAAGGGAGATAGACTACGACATCGGGATTATCACATCTTCCGATAATCTCTATTCCATCATCGAGAGTAGTTTCTCTCCACGCATCAACCCCATACAGGAGTATTTCAAAAAGTTGTCTGCAACGGATATAGGCAGCAGTAACCCTGATTGTGGAAATAAAGTTTCCCTTTCACTGAAAGCCATTCCCGACTTGGCAAGTTGCGTTGTCGTGCGCAACTCCGACAAATGGCTACCGTACCTCACCAAATGGCTCGTGGCAGTGGTTGCCAACGCAATGGACGACCGTGAGTGCCGTAACCATACCTGCCTCGTGCTCACAGGCGAACAGGGCAAGTTCAAGACCTCGTTCCTTGATCTGCTTTGTCCGCCTGCACTTCATGGTTACAGTTACACGGGAAAGATATATCCGCAAGAGAAGGACACGCTCACCTATATCGGACAGAATCTTATCGTAAATATTGACGACCAACTCAAAGCCCTCAACAAGCGTGACGAAAACGAACTGAAGAACCTCATTACCTGCCCGATGGTCAAGTATCGTATGTCCTATGACAAATATGTGGAGGAACATCCCCACTTGGCGAGCTTCGTTGCATCGGTGAACGGCAACGACTTTCTGACAGACCCCACGGGCAGTAGACGGTTCCTACCCTTTGAAGTGTTGTCCATAGACATCAACAAGGCAAAGGCTATCTCTATGGATACCGTCTATGCGGAAGCCAAAGCCTTGTTAAAATCAGGTTTCCGCTATTGGTTTGACGAGGACGAGATAGCGGAACTATACAGGGAGAGCGAGGATTTTCAAGTGCAGACCGCAGAGATGGAACTGCTGCTGTGCTGTTTTGAGAAACCAACTGATGATAATCCCCATTGCTCCTACATGACCACCACAGAGATAATTACCTATTTAGGCTACTATACGCATCATCCCTTATCCTTGAAGCACATGGGCGAAGCCTTGAAAAGAGCAGGCTTTGAGAAAGTGAGCAAGAGGCGTGAGGGCGGCAGTCCCATCTATGTATATAAGGTAAGGAAGATTCTTCCTTGTCCCTTGCCAAGTTATTGCAGCAACCAAATGTAG
- a CDS encoding helix-turn-helix domain-containing protein, with amino-acid sequence MEQVRDLNMEADDMQVVLSAISGVSKRIKEVAQTHKPLFGGEHFLTGKEVCDRLYISPRTLQDYRDRRIIPYTQFAGKILYKESDLERLLEDSYKE; translated from the coding sequence ATGGAACAGGTAAGAGACTTGAACATGGAGGCTGACGATATGCAGGTGGTGCTGTCCGCTATCAGCGGAGTAAGCAAGAGAATTAAGGAAGTGGCACAGACACACAAGCCGCTGTTTGGCGGTGAGCACTTCCTCACAGGTAAGGAAGTATGCGATCGGCTGTATATCAGCCCACGCACCTTGCAGGACTATCGGGACAGGAGGATTATTCCCTATACGCAGTTCGCAGGGAAGATACTATATAAGGAGTCGGATTTGGAAAGGTTGTTGGAGGATAGCTATAAGGAGTAG
- a CDS encoding ThiF family adenylyltransferase, translating to MEERYSRNRLYVSVKEQSVIKDYKIFLGGAGIGSIVAECALRFGFEHITIVDGDKVEESNLNRQNYTENDIGRYKAECLAERLQSINPDAQIDYHTEFLNPDNIEEMLNGHNVAINALDFKDDTPFIFDRICKERKIPVLHPYNFGWAGFVTVVDPLGHSLSELTEEPKGFELKVAEYVTGHWAFWNQPKEWLDKIVTQYKKESEMLPPPQLSIASWITAGLCTTAMYNLATGKPVNYFPKFYFSSLLQ from the coding sequence ATGGAAGAAAGATATAGTAGAAACAGGCTCTATGTGAGCGTGAAAGAGCAAAGTGTGATAAAGGATTATAAGATATTCCTTGGTGGTGCAGGTATAGGCAGCATCGTGGCAGAGTGTGCCTTGAGGTTTGGCTTCGAGCATATCACCATTGTTGATGGTGATAAGGTTGAGGAAAGCAACCTGAACAGGCAGAACTATACAGAGAATGATATTGGCAGATACAAGGCAGAATGTTTGGCAGAGCGTTTGCAAAGTATCAATCCTGATGCGCAGATAGATTACCATACAGAGTTCCTTAACCCTGATAACATCGAAGAGATGTTGAATGGGCATAATGTTGCCATCAATGCATTGGACTTTAAGGACGATACGCCTTTTATCTTTGATAGGATTTGCAAAGAAAGAAAAATTCCCGTACTGCACCCATACAACTTTGGTTGGGCTGGCTTTGTTACGGTTGTAGACCCATTGGGGCATTCCTTATCTGAACTGACTGAAGAGCCAAAGGGATTTGAATTAAAGGTGGCTGAGTATGTTACCGGACACTGGGCTTTTTGGAATCAGCCTAAAGAGTGGTTAGACAAAATTGTAACCCAATATAAAAAGGAAAGCGAAATGCTACCACCTCCACAATTATCCATAGCCTCGTGGATTACCGCAGGCTTGTGTACAACGGCAATGTACAATCTTGCTACAGGAAAACCTGTGAACTATTTTCCAAAATTCTATTTCTCTTCACTTTTGCAGTAA
- a CDS encoding response regulator transcription factor gives MTDIKDFFIASNTVRNAPGYDSNVLSTLVQTVEAFARVTYQSVYLIDYYRQEFLYVSDNPLFLCGHTAKEVKELGYSFYLEHVPEDEQKMLVELNSSGFKFFDTFDNVDKYQCSMSYHFHLKSGTKSNLINHQLTPILLTDEGKIWIGMCVVSLSSHKTVGHVEFHKNGLRNYWKYSFEGHRWKECEGMSLKEELEVLRLSAAGLTMTEIADRMCRSLDSIKTYKRHAFDKLGVANITEAISRATLN, from the coding sequence ATGACAGACATAAAAGATTTCTTTATAGCATCAAATACCGTGCGTAATGCACCTGGCTATGATTCTAATGTACTCTCTACGTTGGTGCAAACCGTAGAGGCTTTTGCTCGTGTTACCTATCAAAGTGTTTACTTGATAGACTATTACAGGCAGGAATTTCTTTATGTGTCGGACAACCCTTTGTTTCTTTGTGGGCATACGGCAAAGGAAGTAAAGGAATTAGGGTACAGCTTTTACTTAGAGCATGTCCCAGAGGACGAACAAAAAATGCTCGTTGAGCTAAACAGCAGTGGGTTTAAGTTCTTTGATACTTTCGATAACGTCGATAAATACCAATGTTCTATGTCCTATCACTTTCATCTGAAGAGTGGAACAAAAAGCAATCTGATAAACCATCAGCTTACTCCCATTTTATTGACAGATGAGGGCAAGATATGGATAGGTATGTGTGTCGTATCACTATCTTCACATAAAACAGTGGGGCATGTAGAGTTCCACAAGAATGGGCTCAGAAACTATTGGAAATACTCTTTCGAGGGGCATCGATGGAAAGAGTGTGAAGGAATGTCTTTAAAAGAAGAACTTGAGGTGCTACGGTTGTCGGCAGCAGGGCTTACCATGACGGAAATTGCGGACAGAATGTGCCGCTCGTTAGATTCTATCAAAACCTATAAACGCCACGCCTTTGACAAATTAGGCGTGGCGAATATCACCGAAGCTATTTCAAGAGCTACCTTAAACTAA
- a CDS encoding arginase family protein, which translates to MTLTTSRAWQIVQKDSRVVVSNILTGRSLSVESHIRTLLDFCKTAKAEKDIVTYLKQFIPSASIDATISTLLRKRILVSDEDDIFTDTIPVRPTLWGCAHSVSSSTQIVILGAPFGLGNAEDIRCKNFPLHLRDFVHGYYSFRNQVDNLDRLNPIVVGPWFDFPNFKETLRSKSIADIGDVIFYCGETPEMFYTRLKNISKDIVHNGLIPICIGGDHSITYPIVATLNEINTPFVILHFDAHADMKNGVVMKLHELSGYKLVNHANVIKHIIGFENVEHIYQIGIREPFLYDNKKITRISVQDINSSKNTDILKEIETPVYITFDVDFFDPSLVPGTATVLPNGGDYNNTFRFLAQILKHKRILGMDIVEANPALDVQNKTTLLVNNLLMQIISQIK; encoded by the coding sequence ATGACGCTTACCACATCAAGAGCTTGGCAGATAGTTCAAAAAGATTCAAGGGTCGTTGTTTCGAACATCTTGACAGGACGTAGTTTGTCAGTCGAATCCCATATAAGGACATTATTGGATTTTTGCAAAACTGCAAAAGCGGAAAAAGATATTGTTACATATCTTAAACAGTTTATACCCTCCGCCTCTATAGATGCAACAATTTCTACTCTTTTAAGAAAGAGAATTCTAGTTTCTGATGAAGATGATATTTTTACTGATACGATTCCTGTTCGTCCAACGTTATGGGGATGTGCTCATTCTGTAAGTTCAAGTACGCAGATTGTCATATTGGGAGCGCCGTTTGGCTTGGGTAATGCCGAGGATATTAGATGCAAGAATTTTCCGTTACATCTTCGCGATTTCGTCCATGGCTATTATTCTTTTAGAAATCAGGTAGATAATCTTGATAGATTAAATCCTATCGTAGTTGGTCCTTGGTTTGATTTCCCTAATTTTAAGGAAACACTCCGAAGTAAATCCATTGCTGATATCGGCGATGTTATTTTCTACTGCGGAGAAACACCTGAGATGTTTTACACCCGTTTGAAAAATATTTCCAAGGACATAGTTCATAATGGATTAATCCCCATATGTATAGGTGGTGACCATTCTATAACTTATCCAATAGTCGCAACTCTTAACGAAATAAACACACCATTTGTCATACTTCATTTTGACGCTCATGCCGATATGAAGAATGGTGTAGTGATGAAATTGCATGAACTATCAGGCTATAAACTTGTAAACCATGCCAATGTTATCAAGCACATTATTGGTTTTGAGAATGTTGAACATATTTATCAGATTGGCATCCGCGAGCCATTCCTTTACGACAACAAAAAAATTACAAGAATTAGCGTTCAAGACATAAACTCTTCAAAAAACACAGACATTTTAAAAGAGATAGAGACGCCTGTGTATATTACTTTCGACGTAGATTTTTTCGATCCTTCACTTGTTCCAGGAACGGCAACGGTATTGCCGAATGGAGGAGATTATAACAACACTTTTCGATTTCTGGCACAGATATTAAAACATAAACGTATCTTAGGCATGGATATAGTGGAAGCTAATCCAGCACTTGATGTACAAAACAAAACAACACTTCTGGTAAATAATTTATTAATGCAAATAATCAGTCAAATAAAATGA
- a CDS encoding outer membrane beta-barrel family protein, translating into MKKYLISLLVMQVTLYCMAQNVTKDSTSAEKTNKFDSTQVLKEVVVKAYRPVSRVTREGFTYSVKGTPLALSGSLTDVLEQMPMVKKGLGGFEVVGKGTAVFYLNGRRMYDISELNSIAAKDVKNVEVITSPGAQYDSSISSIIKITTTSNDLEGLTVDARSTWYQNRHSSWIGQLDMRYSTKRWTIYDNIKYQTDNDLTWKNLTQTVYADSLWHEVSAESEYRKQRKLSNIFGIDYQFSEGNFIGGRYSLTYGFRNSMFLESTNDIMANGSHYDFLMTTGEERDHKRPQHLFNIYYSGKLSGYILNADVDYLTNSVVKDNVYTETSEANANRMVDALSNVRNRMLSLRTSIGHKLFGGDATIGMEYRDTKRNDDYTNSGEYIPTSISLLKETLYAPFVDYSVLTKTGLFGLGVRMESTKFRYYANGEYVPEQSLSMTRLFPKLSWGIRFGALQAQLKYSTGINRPTYRQLSSNILYGSLYTYQTGNPLLRPEYIHELTLQGLWRFIQFQATYSDTRNAIINWATQLESQPAVSVMSYKNLPSVRQIRLAMVFSRTFGTWSPQLTLAMNKQYLHLDTQLGTVSLHDPIWVVKFSNSLKVSPTFTMFLTANYQSTGDYRNVHLTHHVWSVNFNATKRFCHDRFSVQLKVGDIFNTQKDGNKIHSDRMIMNLLNTYDFRAISLTLRYQLHQKDYKHHQHGNVDEELRRL; encoded by the coding sequence ATGAAGAAGTATTTAATCAGCTTGCTTGTCATGCAGGTAACATTATACTGCATGGCTCAGAATGTTACGAAAGACAGTACAAGCGCAGAAAAAACGAACAAGTTTGATTCTACACAGGTACTGAAAGAGGTTGTCGTAAAGGCTTACCGCCCTGTCTCGAGAGTAACTCGCGAGGGATTTACCTATTCCGTGAAGGGCACACCGCTTGCACTGTCAGGCTCGCTGACTGATGTTCTTGAACAGATGCCCATGGTCAAGAAAGGTCTGGGCGGCTTTGAGGTTGTGGGCAAAGGCACAGCCGTATTCTATCTAAACGGACGGAGAATGTACGATATATCCGAATTGAATAGCATCGCGGCAAAGGATGTGAAAAATGTGGAGGTCATCACTTCGCCTGGGGCACAGTATGATTCGTCCATCAGTTCTATTATCAAGATTACAACCACGTCAAATGACTTGGAGGGTTTAACCGTGGATGCTCGTAGCACATGGTATCAAAATCGACATAGCAGCTGGATAGGGCAGTTGGACATGCGCTACAGCACAAAGCGTTGGACAATCTACGACAACATCAAGTATCAGACCGACAACGACTTGACGTGGAAAAACCTTACTCAGACTGTGTATGCCGACTCGCTTTGGCATGAGGTCAGTGCTGAGAGTGAGTATCGCAAACAACGTAAACTCAGCAATATTTTCGGCATAGACTATCAGTTCTCTGAAGGTAATTTTATCGGAGGCCGCTATTCTCTGACTTACGGCTTTCGCAACAGCATGTTCCTTGAGTCAACAAACGACATCATGGCCAATGGATCGCATTATGATTTCCTGATGACAACGGGGGAGGAACGGGACCATAAACGTCCGCAGCACCTTTTCAACATCTATTATTCAGGCAAACTAAGCGGTTATATACTGAATGCTGATGTTGATTATCTCACAAACTCAGTTGTGAAGGATAACGTCTACACGGAAACCAGCGAAGCAAATGCGAACCGTATGGTTGACGCACTTAGTAATGTTAGAAATCGTATGCTCTCGCTGCGCACTTCCATCGGCCATAAGCTTTTTGGCGGTGACGCAACCATCGGCATGGAATATCGAGACACCAAACGAAATGACGATTACACGAACTCGGGCGAGTATATCCCTACCTCCATCAGCCTTCTGAAGGAGACTCTATACGCACCATTCGTGGATTATTCTGTTCTTACCAAGACAGGTCTATTCGGATTGGGAGTACGCATGGAGAGCACGAAGTTCAGATATTACGCAAATGGCGAGTATGTGCCTGAACAAAGCCTGTCAATGACAAGGCTTTTCCCCAAATTATCTTGGGGCATCCGTTTTGGCGCATTGCAGGCACAGTTGAAGTATTCTACTGGCATCAATCGTCCAACTTACCGACAGTTGAGCAGCAACATTCTCTACGGAAGCCTCTATACCTATCAGACAGGTAATCCATTACTCCGTCCAGAATACATACACGAACTGACATTGCAAGGCTTATGGCGTTTCATTCAGTTCCAAGCAACCTATTCAGACACTCGCAATGCAATTATCAATTGGGCCACGCAACTCGAATCACAGCCAGCGGTATCGGTCATGTCTTATAAGAATCTTCCGTCTGTCAGGCAGATACGTCTTGCAATGGTATTTTCTCGGACATTTGGCACCTGGAGTCCGCAACTGACACTCGCAATGAATAAGCAGTACCTTCACCTTGACACTCAGTTGGGAACTGTCAGTTTGCATGATCCCATTTGGGTGGTTAAGTTTTCCAACAGCCTGAAGGTGAGCCCGACATTTACGATGTTCCTTACAGCCAACTATCAGAGTACGGGCGATTATCGCAATGTTCACCTCACCCATCATGTATGGTCTGTCAATTTCAATGCTACCAAGCGTTTTTGTCATGACCGCTTCAGCGTGCAGCTCAAGGTCGGCGACATATTCAATACGCAAAAGGATGGCAACAAAATTCATAGCGACCGCATGATTATGAACCTTCTGAATACCTACGACTTCCGCGCAATCTCCTTGACCCTGCGTTATCAATTACATCAAAAGGACTACAAGCATCATCAACACGGCAATGTGGATGAAGAGTTGAGACGACTATAA
- a CDS encoding site-specific integrase gives MRSTFKILFYINRQKIKSDGNTPILCRITIDGKNTAITTGEGCQPSEWNAKQSLTTNRKTNQRICEFSELIEKTYRDILTRDGVVSVELIKNHLQGIATNPTTLLDMSKAELQSVQESVGKSRAEGTFLNLSYSDRNLRDFIGNKGLKDIPIVTITESLVEEYRFFLKKRGLKASTVNTNLCWLSRLMFRAVSKRIIRCNPFENAKYEKEEKKIRFLQKSDVMKLMAMRMNDRKAELARLMFVFSCFTGMAIADMETLEYRHIQTAADGQRYIRKERQKTKVEFVVPLHPVAEAIINYCRNAQAGNEEQQTVKEKGDSLVFQPHCSRSVMGKNLCIVGKACGIRQRLSYHVARHTFGTMSLSAGIPIESIAKMMGHASISSAQIYAQVTDKKISEDMDRLIVKQSAKRKRTAERGL, from the coding sequence ATGAGAAGTACATTCAAGATACTGTTCTATATCAACAGACAGAAAATAAAGTCAGACGGCAATACCCCCATTCTCTGCCGTATCACCATAGACGGAAAGAACACAGCCATTACCACAGGCGAAGGGTGCCAGCCCTCCGAGTGGAACGCCAAGCAAAGCTTGACAACCAATAGGAAGACAAATCAAAGAATCTGCGAGTTCAGTGAATTGATAGAAAAAACCTATCGGGACATATTGACGAGGGACGGAGTAGTAAGCGTGGAACTTATCAAGAACCACCTGCAAGGTATTGCCACCAATCCGACAACGCTCCTTGATATGAGTAAGGCGGAACTACAATCCGTCCAAGAGAGCGTGGGCAAGTCAAGGGCAGAGGGGACTTTTCTGAACCTATCCTATTCTGATAGAAACCTCCGTGATTTTATCGGAAATAAAGGACTAAAGGACATACCCATAGTCACCATTACGGAGAGTTTGGTTGAGGAATACCGTTTCTTCCTGAAAAAGCGTGGGCTGAAAGCATCGACTGTCAATACCAATCTCTGTTGGCTGAGCCGACTTATGTTTCGTGCGGTGAGCAAGAGGATTATCCGCTGCAATCCCTTTGAGAACGCCAAGTATGAGAAGGAGGAAAAGAAGATACGCTTCCTGCAAAAGAGTGATGTAATGAAACTTATGGCAATGAGGATGAATGACAGGAAAGCAGAGTTGGCACGGCTGATGTTTGTCTTTTCCTGCTTCACTGGTATGGCTATCGCTGATATGGAGACTTTGGAATATAGGCATATCCAAACGGCAGCAGACGGACAGAGGTATATCCGCAAGGAGAGACAGAAAACAAAGGTTGAGTTTGTCGTACCGCTGCATCCCGTAGCTGAAGCCATCATCAACTATTGTAGGAATGCGCAGGCAGGAAACGAAGAACAGCAGACTGTAAAAGAAAAAGGCGACAGCCTTGTCTTCCAACCGCATTGCAGCCGTAGCGTGATGGGCAAGAACCTGTGCATTGTGGGTAAGGCTTGCGGTATCAGACAGAGATTGTCGTACCATGTTGCACGGCACACTTTCGGTACGATGAGCCTGAGCGCAGGAATACCCATTGAGAGCATAGCCAAGATGATGGGACACGCCTCCATATCCAGCGCGCAGATTTACGCACAGGTAACGGACAAGAAAATATCTGAGGATATGGACAGACTCATTGTCAAGCAATCGGCAAAGAGAAAGAGGACTGCGGAGAGAGGCTTATGA
- a CDS encoding site-specific integrase, whose translation MKQEKMKVLLYLKKSGLAKSGKAPIMGRITLGRNVAQFSCKLSCNPDLWNPRESRMDGKSHEAVEINGRLENLLLSVQSVYQSLLSKGCPFDATDVKELFQGSVQTRCMLIERLDMLIKEKESHIGVDIKKESLSSYHSTRSRLQEFIQKRYRVSDLAFSQLTESFIYEFRQYYLVVCGFQESSFFAVASHLKTVCKLAYREGIADTLMFDKAHIERGDKKVPKALDREALDKLKTLRFEDLEEDMATARDIFLFACYTGAAYCDLMELSKTHLVRDDEGSLWLKFNRQKTGVLCRIKLLPEAIRLMEKLHSDERETLLPYMKYKNYQTCLKALRLRAGISFPFTTHTARHTFATLITLEQGVPIETVSKMLGHSNVSMTERYAKVTPQKLFEEFDRFLSFTEDMQLAI comes from the coding sequence ATGAAGCAAGAGAAAATGAAGGTGTTGCTCTACCTTAAAAAGAGCGGTCTTGCCAAGTCAGGGAAGGCTCCGATTATGGGGCGTATCACACTTGGAAGGAATGTTGCGCAGTTCAGTTGTAAACTCTCCTGCAATCCTGATTTGTGGAATCCCCGTGAAAGTAGAATGGACGGAAAGAGTCATGAGGCGGTGGAGATAAACGGCAGGTTGGAGAATCTGCTTTTGTCAGTTCAGTCGGTTTATCAGTCCCTGCTCTCCAAAGGTTGCCCGTTTGACGCAACCGATGTGAAAGAGCTGTTTCAAGGGAGCGTGCAGACTCGCTGTATGCTTATCGAAAGGCTGGATATGCTCATCAAGGAGAAAGAAAGCCATATCGGTGTGGATATCAAGAAAGAGTCCCTGTCAAGTTATCATTCTACGAGAAGCCGCTTGCAGGAGTTCATTCAGAAGAGATATAGGGTTTCGGATTTGGCTTTTTCACAATTGACAGAGAGTTTTATCTATGAGTTTCGCCAATACTACTTGGTAGTATGCGGTTTCCAAGAAAGTTCTTTCTTCGCAGTGGCATCCCATTTGAAAACAGTCTGCAAGTTGGCATATCGTGAGGGGATAGCCGATACTCTGATGTTTGACAAAGCTCACATAGAAAGGGGAGACAAGAAAGTTCCAAAGGCACTTGACAGGGAGGCTTTGGACAAGTTAAAGACTCTCCGCTTTGAGGACTTAGAGGAGGACATGGCAACTGCAAGGGATATTTTTCTCTTTGCCTGTTATACAGGTGCTGCGTATTGTGATTTGATGGAATTAAGTAAGACACATCTTGTCCGTGATGACGAGGGAAGTTTGTGGCTGAAGTTCAACCGCCAAAAGACAGGCGTACTCTGCCGCATCAAATTGTTGCCCGAAGCTATTAGGCTGATGGAGAAACTCCACAGCGATGAAAGGGAAACGCTGCTTCCATACATGAAGTACAAGAACTACCAGACCTGCCTGAAAGCCCTGCGGCTTCGTGCAGGTATATCGTTTCCCTTTACCACGCATACCGCAAGGCACACTTTTGCAACGCTCATCACGCTTGAACAGGGCGTGCCCATTGAAACGGTGAGCAAGATGCTCGGACATAGCAACGTAAGTATGACCGAGCGCTATGCAAAAGTAACACCACAGAAACTCTTTGAGGAATTTGACCGCTTCCTTTCTTTCACCGAAGATATGCAGTTGGCTATCTGA